One region of Quercus lobata isolate SW786 chromosome 2, ValleyOak3.0 Primary Assembly, whole genome shotgun sequence genomic DNA includes:
- the LOC115975555 gene encoding protein WVD2-like 4 isoform X1 yields the protein MDLIGKNAGAVTPVKDPRGSRSKIQENHKPSENLNPNISHSSPVLKPTSSPVIKSAKAQKSVSKNPNPMPAYSPRNKIRDRKFVVAKKNLKKENLGSRVECKCKEMVGGGNGNAKKCLCVAYENLRASQEEFFKNRSEEARKSDQLKGYDRAECELEEEIEKGLMLQDQKIDDDIKYEGKVEESDRSAVNESSDRDSQMGSSTIKRRRNKLLEEARSSVPESGSGRVQHLVKAFEKLLSIPSSKDSNDEKEAEENEKKAIKWALPGLQAPKVPETQVSSSSFSPSELFLTSENLGLDSRISVSSSWDSSQGSISSRTSNGGRRSRRNSSESYTTMGGRRWKKKQLKVTSQKPFKLRTEQRGRHKEEEFMKKLQEIVVEEERQRIPVAQGLPWTTDEPECLIKPPVKEITRPIDLKLHSDLRAVERAEFDHQVAEKMSLIDQYKMERERQQKLAEEEEIRRLRKELVPKAQPMPYFDRPFIPRRSMKHPTVPREPNFHIPQHKKIKCCLSWDDISSYAYQL from the exons ATGGATTTGATCGGCAAGAACGCCGGAGCCGTGACCCCAGTGAAAGACCCACGTGGGTCTCGGTCCAAGATTCAAGAAAATCATAAGCCTTCTGAGAATTTGAACCCCAATATCTCCCATTCAAGCCCTGTTCTAAAACCGACGAGTTCCCCAGTAATCAAATCCGCAAAGGCGCAGAAATCGGTTTCAAAGAACCCTAATCCGATGCCAGCGTACTCACCCCGGAATAAGATCCGTGATCGAAAGTTTGTGGTGGCGAAGAAGAATCTAAAGAAAGAGAATTTGGGGTCGAGGGTTGAGTGCAAGTGCAAAGAGATGGTTGGTGGTGGTAATGGTAATGCCAAGAAGTGTTTGTGTGTGGCCTATGAGAATTTGAGGGCGTCCCAGGAAGAGTTTTTCAAGAATCGAAGCGAAGAGGCCAGGAAATCCGATCAGTTGAAGGGTTACGATAGAGCTGAATGTGAACTTGAAGAGGAAATAGAGAAGGGTTTGATGCTACAAGACCAGAAAATTGATGATGATAtcaagtatgaagggaaggtgGAAGAAAGTGATAGATCTGCGGTAAATGAGTCCTCAGATAGAGATAGTCAAATGGGTAGTTCAACAATTAAGAGAAGGAGGAACAAGTTGTTGGAAGAGGCAAGGAGTAGTGTGCCTGAATCTGGGTCTGGGAGAGTGCAGCATTTGGTGAAGGCCTTTGAGAAGCTTCTTTCAATACCTAGTTCAAAGGATTCCAATGATGAGAAGGAAGCAGAAGAGAACGAAAAGAAGGCAATAAAATGGGCTTTACCGGGATTGCAGGCTCCTAAGGTTCCAGAGACAcaggtttcttcttcttctttcagtCCATCAGAGTTGTTCTTGACATCGGAGAATCTTGGTCTGGATTCGAGGATTTCGGTTTCATCTTCATGGGATAGTAGCCAGGGAAG taTTTCAAGCAGGACTTCTAACGGGGGTCGAAGGAGCCGAAGAAAT AGCTCTGAATCTTATACTACAATGGGTGGAAGGAGATGGAAGAAGAAGCAGCTCAAGGTTACCAGCCAAAAACCGTTCAAGCTACGGACAGAG CAAAGGGGAAGAcataaggaagaagaatttatgaaaaaattacaagaaatagTGGTAGAGGAGGAGAGGCAGCGGATTCCAGTTGCACAAGGTCTCCCATGGACAACAGATGAACCAGAG TGCTTGATAAAACCTCCAGTGAAGGAGATTACAAGGCCTATAGACCTAAAGCTTCACAGTGATCTACGAGCAGTAGAACGTGCTGAGTTTGACCATCAG GTAGCAGAGAAGATGAGCCTGATTGATCAATACAAGatggaaagagagagacagcAGAAG TTGGCAGAAGAGGAAGAAATAAGAAGGTTGAGAAAGGAACTCGTTCCAAAAGCACAACCTATGCCCTATTTTGACAGGCCTTTCATTCCCAGAAG GTCAATGAAGCATCCAACTGTACCTAGAGAACCAAATTTCCACATACCTCAACATAAGAAGATCAAGTGCTGCCTGTCATGGGATGACATCAGTAGCTACGCTTACCAACTTTGA
- the LOC115975555 gene encoding protein WVD2-like 4 isoform X2, whose product MDLIGKNAGAVTPVKDPRGSRSKIQENHKPSENLNPNISHSSPVLKPTSSPVIKSAKAQKSVSKNPNPMPAYSPRNKIRDRKFVVAKKNLKKENLGSRVECKCKEMVGGGNGNAKKCLCVAYENLRASQEEFFKNRSEEARKSDQLKGYDRAECELEEEIEKGLMLQDQKIDDDIKYEGKVEESDRSAVNESSDRDSQMGSSTIKRRRNKLLEEARSSVPESGSGRVQHLVKAFEKLLSIPSSKDSNDEKEAEENEKKAIKWALPGLQAPKVPETQVSSSSFSPSELFLTSENLGLDSRISVSSSWDSSQGRTSNGGRRSRRNSSESYTTMGGRRWKKKQLKVTSQKPFKLRTEQRGRHKEEEFMKKLQEIVVEEERQRIPVAQGLPWTTDEPECLIKPPVKEITRPIDLKLHSDLRAVERAEFDHQVAEKMSLIDQYKMERERQQKLAEEEEIRRLRKELVPKAQPMPYFDRPFIPRRSMKHPTVPREPNFHIPQHKKIKCCLSWDDISSYAYQL is encoded by the exons ATGGATTTGATCGGCAAGAACGCCGGAGCCGTGACCCCAGTGAAAGACCCACGTGGGTCTCGGTCCAAGATTCAAGAAAATCATAAGCCTTCTGAGAATTTGAACCCCAATATCTCCCATTCAAGCCCTGTTCTAAAACCGACGAGTTCCCCAGTAATCAAATCCGCAAAGGCGCAGAAATCGGTTTCAAAGAACCCTAATCCGATGCCAGCGTACTCACCCCGGAATAAGATCCGTGATCGAAAGTTTGTGGTGGCGAAGAAGAATCTAAAGAAAGAGAATTTGGGGTCGAGGGTTGAGTGCAAGTGCAAAGAGATGGTTGGTGGTGGTAATGGTAATGCCAAGAAGTGTTTGTGTGTGGCCTATGAGAATTTGAGGGCGTCCCAGGAAGAGTTTTTCAAGAATCGAAGCGAAGAGGCCAGGAAATCCGATCAGTTGAAGGGTTACGATAGAGCTGAATGTGAACTTGAAGAGGAAATAGAGAAGGGTTTGATGCTACAAGACCAGAAAATTGATGATGATAtcaagtatgaagggaaggtgGAAGAAAGTGATAGATCTGCGGTAAATGAGTCCTCAGATAGAGATAGTCAAATGGGTAGTTCAACAATTAAGAGAAGGAGGAACAAGTTGTTGGAAGAGGCAAGGAGTAGTGTGCCTGAATCTGGGTCTGGGAGAGTGCAGCATTTGGTGAAGGCCTTTGAGAAGCTTCTTTCAATACCTAGTTCAAAGGATTCCAATGATGAGAAGGAAGCAGAAGAGAACGAAAAGAAGGCAATAAAATGGGCTTTACCGGGATTGCAGGCTCCTAAGGTTCCAGAGACAcaggtttcttcttcttctttcagtCCATCAGAGTTGTTCTTGACATCGGAGAATCTTGGTCTGGATTCGAGGATTTCGGTTTCATCTTCATGGGATAGTAGCCAGGGAAG GACTTCTAACGGGGGTCGAAGGAGCCGAAGAAAT AGCTCTGAATCTTATACTACAATGGGTGGAAGGAGATGGAAGAAGAAGCAGCTCAAGGTTACCAGCCAAAAACCGTTCAAGCTACGGACAGAG CAAAGGGGAAGAcataaggaagaagaatttatgaaaaaattacaagaaatagTGGTAGAGGAGGAGAGGCAGCGGATTCCAGTTGCACAAGGTCTCCCATGGACAACAGATGAACCAGAG TGCTTGATAAAACCTCCAGTGAAGGAGATTACAAGGCCTATAGACCTAAAGCTTCACAGTGATCTACGAGCAGTAGAACGTGCTGAGTTTGACCATCAG GTAGCAGAGAAGATGAGCCTGATTGATCAATACAAGatggaaagagagagacagcAGAAG TTGGCAGAAGAGGAAGAAATAAGAAGGTTGAGAAAGGAACTCGTTCCAAAAGCACAACCTATGCCCTATTTTGACAGGCCTTTCATTCCCAGAAG GTCAATGAAGCATCCAACTGTACCTAGAGAACCAAATTTCCACATACCTCAACATAAGAAGATCAAGTGCTGCCTGTCATGGGATGACATCAGTAGCTACGCTTACCAACTTTGA